From the Cherax quadricarinatus isolate ZL_2023a chromosome 34, ASM3850222v1, whole genome shotgun sequence genome, one window contains:
- the LOC128693757 gene encoding cuticle protein AMP1A — protein sequence MSPTPATKMKFFILAVAATVALAAPQAGYQLPQPDPQPQPTYGVPDASVKSAAPVEVVPIIKDQRTQNEDGTYTVDFEAGNGIVVAQSGSPSGPEGAVVSSGQYTYKAPDGTNIAVKYVADENGYQPQSDSLPVAPIFPHPLPQYVLDQIEFAAKEDAALAAAEAAERSAAPSQTYAQPL from the exons ATGAGTCCTACTCCAGCCACCAAGATGAAGTTT TTTATTCTAGCCGTTGCTGCTACCGTAGCCCTAGCTGCCCCTCAGGCTGGATACCAACTGCCCCAGCCGGACCCACAACCCCAGCCAACCTATGGCGTCCCCGATGCCTCCGTGAAGTCAGCAGCCCCAGTTGAGGTTGTGCCTATCATTAAAGATCAACGTACACAAAACGAGGACGGAACGTACACTGTCGACTTTGAAGCTGGTAATGGAATCGTCGTGGCCCAGTCTGGCTCACCTAGCGGCCCCGAGGGTGCTGTGGTTTCCTCTGGACAATACAC ATACAAAGCTCCTGACGGCACCAACATCGCAGTGAAATACGTTGCCGACGAGAACGGCTACCAACCCCAGTCTGACTCACTGCCAGTGGCTCCTATATTTCCTCATCCACTTCCTCAATACGTGTTGGACCAGATCGAATTTGCTGCTAAAGAAGACGCTGCCCTCGCCGCCGCCGAAGCTGCTGAAAGAAGTGCTGCACCTTCTCAGACCTATGCACAACCTCTGTAA
- the LOC128693758 gene encoding cuticle protein AM/CP1114-like, whose amino-acid sequence MKFVILIAVAAMAIAAPQAGYQVPQPALPPPEPQPAYGTPDASVPFEIINIIKDERTQKEDGTFSLEFETENGIIQSQSGSPGGPEGAVITSGQYSYQSPDGIPIVVKFVADQNGFQPESDVLPVAPAFPHSIPEYVLEQIDFAAKEDAARAAAEAAERSAAPSQTYSQPQ is encoded by the exons ATGAAGTTT GTAATTCTCATTGCCGTTGCTGCCATGGCCATTGCTGCCCCTCAGGCTGGATACCAAGTGCCCCAGCCGGCCCTACCTCCACCAGAACCCCAGCCAGCCTATGGAACTCCCGATGCTTCCGTCCCATTTGAGATTATAAACATAATTAAAGACGAGCGAACACAGAAAGAAGATGGAACTTTCTCACTTGAGTTTGAGACTGAAAACGGCATCATCCAATCCCAGTCTGGGTCACCTGGTGGCCCAGAGGGTGCTGTAATTACATCTGGACAATACTC CTATCAAAGTCCTGACGGCATTCCCATCGTTGTGAAGTTCGTCGCTGATCAGAACGGTTTCCAGCCCGAGTCTGACGTGTTACCAGTGGCTCCTGCCTTTCCCCACTCAATTCCTGAGTACGTGTTGGAACAGATCGATTTTGCTGCTAAGGAAGACGCTGCCCGAGCCGCCGCCGAAGCTGCTGAAAGGAGTGCTGCACCTTCCCAGACATATTCACAGCCtcagtaa